The DNA sequence GTCGCATCCAGTTCGGCGGGACGCTCCTCGGGGGTGAACGCTTCGTCGCCTTCGAGTTTGGCCGCGATCAACTCGTGCAACTGCTCCTGATACGTGTCGTGGTAGCGGTCCGGGTCGAAATCGTCGGCCATCGACTCGACCACTTGCCCGGCCATCTTCAGCTCGGCCGGCTTGATCTCAACCTTGGTGTCCAGCGCGGGGAAGTCGGGGTCGCGAATCTCGTCTGGCCACAGCAGGGTGTGCACCACCATCACGTCGCGCTTGGAGAAATCCTTGACCCGCAGCGCCGCCAGCCGGGTCTTGTTGCGCAAGGTGAAGTGCACGATCGCCACCCGGTCGGTGTCAGCCAGGGTCTTGGCCAGCAGCACATAGGATTTGATCGACTTCGACGCGGGCTCCAGAAAGTAGCTGCGGTCATAGAGCATCGGGTCCAGGTCAGCGGCCGGGACGAACTCCAGTACGGCGATCTCATGGTCGCGCTCCTCGGGGAGGTTCGCGATGTCGTCGTCGGTGATCACCACCATCCGCCCGTCGTCGGACTCATACGCCCGCGCGATGTCGCCGTAGTCGACGACTTCGCCGCACTCCTCGCACACTCTCCGGTAGCGGATTCGCCCGTGGTCCTTGGCGTGCACCTGCCGGAACTTGATGTCATGGTCCTCGGTGGCGCTATAGACCTTCACCGGCACGTTGACCAGACCGAATGCGATCGAACCCTTCCAGATGGAACGCATGAGGCCAGTATGCCCACCCGGGCGAGCGGGCAACCGGCATTGGGATTAGCCGCGTCCCCGGCTGGACCACATAGGGGTGGTGCCCGGCTCCGAGCGACAGCTGCGGGAGCGTGGCCGAGCCCACGGCGATTTGTCGCAGCGAAGGCGGGCAACTCTCCTAATCCCCTGAGCTCGGCCCAGAGGGGTTTAGTGCCGTTTTGTGTTGGTTCAGTGCGAGGGTCGCCAGGCGCTGACCGCCCAGATCACGATGACATCGAGCGCGATCACGATGATCGCCCAGACCGGATAGTGCGGCAGCCACAGGAACATGCCCACGATCGACATCGAAGCCATCACCACCGCGGCCACCCGGGCCCACGACTTACCCCAGAACAGGCCGAACGCGACCACGATCAGGGCCACCCCCAGCACGATGAGAACCCAGCCCCACACCGTGGTGTTGAACTCGTAGATGTAGTCCAGGTCTCCCTGTCCGACGACGACCAGGTCGTCGCCGCCCAGTGCGGAAATGCCCTGAAGGACGGTCAGCAGCGCCGAGGTCAGGATCAGTGCGGCGGCGGCGAACGTCGCACTGCCGGCCACCACCTGCTTGGCCGGGAGGTGTTGTTGGGGTGGGGTGTCGCTCATCGACGTCTCCTGACTTCGGGGGAAGAACGAGACAACGCTACGCCCGTGGCCGTCGAACTCGACGTAGGTTGGCAGCATGGGCGCGAAGTCCTTCACGACCCGGGTCAAGCTGACCAACGCCGACAAGGTGCTTTACCCCATCACGGGCACCACCAAGGCCGAGGTCTACGACTACTACACCCGAATCGCCGAAGTGATGCTGCCGCACATCGCGGGCCGTCCCGCGACCCGCAAGCGCTGGCCCAACGGTGTCGACCAGGGATCCTTCTTCGAAAAGAACCTCGCCTCCTCGGCGCCCGCCTGGTTGCCCCGCGCCGCAATGCAACACCGCTCCGGCATCACCACCTACCCGATCATCGAAGACCGCGACGGCCTCGCCTGGATCGCCCAGCAGGCTGCACTGGAAGTTCACGTTCCGCAGTGGCGCTTCGAGGCGCAGTGGTCCCATGGCGGGAAGGTGCTCAAGCCCGGCCTGGCGACGCGTCTGGTCTTCGACCTCGACCCCGGCGAGGGCGTGACGATGAGCCAGCTCGCCGAGGTGGCGCGGGCCATCCGGGACCTGATGTCCGAGCTGGGGCTGGACACCTTCCCGGTGACCAGCGGCAGCAAGGGCGTGCACGTCTATGCCGCCCTCGAGCGCCCGGTGAGCAGCGCCGGTGCGGTCACCGTGGCCAAACGCGTTGCGCAACAACTCGAAAGCTCGATGCCCGAGCTGGTGACTGCGACCATGGCCAAGAAGCTGCGGGCCGGCAAGGTCTTTGTCGACTGGAGCCAGAACAACGCGGCCAAGACCACCGTCGCGCCGTACTCGCTGCGCGGCCGAGACCATCCGACGGTCGCCGCCCCACGCACCTGGGCCGAGCTGGACGACCCGGACTTGCGGCAGCTGCGCTTTGACGAAGTGCTGGACCGGGTGGCACGCGACGGCGACCTTTTGGCCGGCTTGGATGGCCCCCTGGAAGGCCAAGATCGCCTTGCCGTGTACCGGGCCAAGCGCGATGCGGGCCGGACGCCGGAACCGGTGCCGGCCGCGGCGCCGGCGCCGGGGGAGGGCAACAGCTTTGTCATCCAGGAGCACCACGCCCGCCGGCTGCACTACGACTTCCGGCTGGAGCGCGACGGGGTGTTGGTGAGCTGGGCGGTGCCCAAGAACCTTCCGGAGACCACGTCGGTCAACCACCTCGCGGTGCGCACTGAAGACCACCCGCTGGAATACGGCAGCTTCGAAGGCACCATCCCCAAGGGCGAGTACGGCGCGGGCACCGTGCGCATCTGGGATTCGGGAACCTATGTGACCGAGAAGTTCGAGGACACCCCCGAGAAGGGTGAGGTGATCGTCGTACTCGCCGGCAGCCGGATCTCCGGGCGATACGCACTGATCCGTACCGGCGGAGACCAGTGGCTGGCGCACCGGATGAAAGACCAGCAGGCATTCACGTTCAACGAGCTGGCGCCGATGCTGGCCACCCACGGCTCGGTGACGCGCCTGGACGCCGGCCAGTGGGCTTTCGAAGGCAAGTGGGACGGCTACCGGCTGCTGGTGGACGCCGATCACGGCCGGGTCCGATTGCGTGCCCGCAGCGGACGCGACGTGACCGGCGAATACCCGCAGCTGCCATTTCCGGCCGCCGACCTGGCCGAGCACCACGTGGTGCTCGATGGTGAACTCGTCGCACTCGACGACCACGGTGTCCCCAGCTTCGCCGCGATGCAGAACAGCGCCCGTTCGACGCGCCTGGCGTTCTGGGCTTTCGACCTGCTCTATCTCGATGGGCGCCCGCTGTTGCGGGTGGCCTATCGGGATCGTCGCCGGCTCCTGGAAACCCTGGCGCGCGGAACCGATCTGGTGGTCAAAGATCTGTTGGCGCCCGACGGCGCGAAGGCGCTCGAACAGTCGCGCAAGCTGGGTTGGGAAGGGGTGATCGCCAAGAAGTGGGATTCGCCCTACCAGGCGGGGCGTCGTTCGACGGTGTGGGTCAAGGAGAAATATTGGCGGACCCAGGAGGTGGTGATCGGCGGTTGGCGGGCTGGCGAGGGGGCTCGCGGCGGGGGGATCGGGTCGCTGCTGATGGGCATTCCCGAGGGTGATGACGGTTTGCGTTTCGTCGGCCGGGTCGGTACGGGTTTCACGGAGCGCCAGCTGGCCGCCCTGAAGAAGATGTTGGTGCCGCTCCGCGCCGGCGAATCACCTTTCGGGGCACCGCTTCCCACGGCGGACGCCAAGGGTGTCACATTCGTGGAGCCGACCGTGGTGGGCGAAGTGCGCTTCAGTGAACGCACGGCTGATGGCCGGTTGCGCCAGCCCAGCTGGCGCGGACTGCGGCCCGATAAGACCCCCGACGATGTGGTGGGTGAGGATTGACCGGTGCGGTGGGTGACCTATCGAAGTGAAGACGGTGAGCGCACGGGGGTCCTGGCCGGCGACGTGATCCATGCCGTGGCGCCGGGTGTGACGCTGCTGGAGCTGATCCGGCTCGGGCCGGATGGTCTGCGCGAGGCCGGCGAACGGGCGTTGGCCGCGCCGCAGGCGACGGTGCGGGCTGATCAGGCGACACTGATGGCGCCGATCCCGCATCCGCCATCGATCCGCGACAGCCTGTGCTTCCTGGACCACATGCGCAACTGCCTGGCCGCGACCGGCCGTAGCCGCGACCTCGACGACACCTGGTACCGAATCCCGGCGTTCTATTTCGCCTGCCCGACAACGGTTCTAGGACCCTACGACGATGCGCCCATGGCGCCCGGCAGTGTCTGCCAGGACTTCGAGTTGGAGGTCGCCGCGATCATCGGTACGCCCGGGGCGAACCTGTCGGTGGAGCAAGCCGAGCAGGCCATCATCGGTTACACGATTTTCAACGACTGGTCGGCGCGGGACCTGCAGGCTCAGGAGGGCGTGCTGGCGATCGGGCAGGCCAAGGGCAAGGACAGCGGGGTCACCCTGGGCCCCTACCTGGTCACCCCCGACGAGCTGGAGCCCTACCGCCGCAACGGCATGCTGAGCCTGCACGCCACCGCGATCGTCAACGACGTGATCGTGGGCATCGGGTCGACCGAGGCCATGGACTGGAGCTTCGGCGAGATCATCAGCTACGCGTCGCGCGGGGTGCCGCTGGAACCGGGTGACGTCTTCGGATCCGGCACCGTACCGACCTGCACTCTGCTCGAACACCTTGACCCCGCCCTGCCGCAACCGTTTCCGGGTTGGCTGAGCGACGGTGACGTGGTGACCCTGCAGGTGCAGGGCCTCGGCGAGGTACGCCAGACGGTCCGCGCCAGTGCTCCGCCGATACCGCTGGCGGAGCGCCCGCGCCCGTAGGGTTCCTAGGCCGCCGTCACGGTCACCTTGATGGTGGAGGCGCCCGAGTCGGACGTGATGATCAGCTGCGACGCGTTGGGGCTGGAGGTGACGTGTCCGCCGGTCACGTTGACCGTGTAGCCGTCGGGGTATTGGCTGGTCGGAACGGAGATGGTGGTCTGCGAACCGGCTGCGAAGGATCCGGAGCCGTCGGCCTGGTCGGTGGAGTAGCTGAAGGAGAAGACTCCGCCCGAGAACGACAACGAGGTCGGGATGCCGGAGATCGCCTGCGGGTAGGGCTGGGACAGGGCGTCGAGCTTGTCCCAGTTGACGTTGTCGCCGACCGGCGCCTTGCTCAGGTCGAAGACCAGTGCCTGATCGTTCGGCGATGCGCTGGTGATGTCGCCGCCGGTGTAAGCCCACTCAGACCAGCCGTAGAGCCACTTGTTCGAGGCATTCAGGCTCGCCCCGATGGTTCCGAGGTTGTTCGTCGCACCGAACTCGCTGAGCCAGCCTGGGATGTTGTGCGCCTGGGTGTATTCCGACGCGTACCCGAACACGATGTCGGCGTTCCAGTCGCAGCCGAAGCTCGAGCCGGGGATGAGTGACGTCGTGACGCAGTAGTGGTGGAACGAGAAGGCCGAGTTCTCGTCGTCGACCGTGCCCAGGTGTGTTGGGACCGGCAGGCTGCCGAAGAGGGTGTTCGGCTCGAAGAACACGGTCTTGTTCGGGTCGACCGAGCGGATGGCCGCGTCGATCTGGTTGTAGAACGGGGTCAGCTGCTGGGCGTCGAAGTAGGGGTTGCCCAAAATGCTGCCCAACGCCTGGGTGCCCGCCCACGGCTCGTTCATGATGTCGTAGCCGGCCACGTTCGCGTCACCCTTGAAGTAGTTGGCGACGGCCTGCCACGACAACGCGTAGTGGTTCTGCAGCCCGATGCCGTCCGGTGCCTTGTCGTTGGCCCAGAACGAGTCCCAGGCATAGTTCTGCGCCGGGTTCAGCGGATAGGTGCCCGGGAAGCCCAGGAGGGGGTTGGGCAGTCCGCCGGTCAAGACGGCCCAATCCGGAGCGCCCTCGCCGCCGAACTCCTCGTTGTAGAGGTCTTGGTGCATGTCGAGGATCGCGACGATGTTGTAGCGGCCGAGCATCTCGACCGTCTCCTTCACCGAGGCCAGGTAGTCGTAGTCGATGACGCCGGGTTGCGGTTCCACCCCGGCCCAGATGATGCCCAGGCGTACCGAGTTGAAGCCGTTGGCGGCCAGGAACGCCGCGTCTTCCTCACTGAAGCCGCCGGCGGACGGCTCGTAAGGCGGAATCTTGTAGACCTGGTTGAGGCCGCGCAGCAGCACGACCTGGCCGTCGGAGTTGGTGAGCCAGCCGTTGGAGACCTCGACCGGTGCGGTGACGGTTCCGGTGATGCCGCCGGGCAGGGTGCCGTAGTGCCCGGCCGCGCCGTGGGTTCCGGCCCACAGGCCGGCTACCCCGCCGACACCGCCGAGGGCGGGCAGTCCGCTGGCGGTGGCGCCGTCGCCAGCGTCGCCGCCGTGGCCGCCGTTGCCCAGCAACCAGGCGGCGGCTCCGCCGTCGCCGCCGACGGCACCAGCCCCGCCGTCGCCACCGGCGCCGCCGTTGCCGAAGAGCCCAACCGCCGAGCCGCCGTGGCCGCCGGCGACGCCGTCGGTGGTGCTGTTCCAGCCGGCGCCGCCGTCGCCGAAGAGCCAGCCGCCGTTTTCGCCGTCGGGGTGGTCTTCGGTGCCGTTGGCGCCGTCGCCGATGACCGTGGAGCCGAACAAGTGGTTGATGGCGCCGTTGACCTGGATGCCCAGGTCGCTGTCGATCCATTTCTCGGCGAGGTCGTGCAGGCCGGTGTAGAAGTCGAAGGCCAGCGCGGGGCTGGGCTCGGCCAGTGCGGCAAAGGCGGCGTCCCAGTGGCCGGCGGACAAGAAGGTGTCCCACGCGGTCGCGTCGAACAGGGCGTCACCGTCCAGGGTGCCTTGGGTGGTCACGAACGGCGTGAACAACACGTCCATCATGTCGTCGAGGTCGGCGTGCGCCGCCGGGGTCAGCGGCGTGCCCGCCGAGGTCACAGCCAAGAACGCGGCAATTCCGACAACCTTGCTGCCCACAACCTTGCTGCGGTGACGAGACATCTCGACAAACCCTTCTCATGGACCTGCTCAATTTCTTAACTATGCCTGAGAAGGTAAACGAGTTACTTAGCCTGCGCAAGGGTGCGGCAGGGGAGGTGCGGGCGTCGTTCGGTGGCCCAGTCCGAAGTGATCCGTTATTACGCCGCCTAGGCCGCCGTCACGGTCACCTTGATGGTTGAGGCGCCGGAGTCGGACGCGATGGTCAGCACCGGCGCGTTGGGTCCGGAGGTGACGTGTCCGCCGGTCACGTTGACCGTGTAGCCGTCGGGGTATTGGCTGGTCGGAACGGAGATGGTGGTCTGCGATCCGGCTGCGAAGGTCCCGTTGCCGTCGGCCTGGTCGGTGGAGTAGCTGAAGGAGAAGACTCCGCCCGAGAACGACCACGATGTCGGGGTGCCCGAGATCGCCTGCGGGTAGGGCTGGGACAGGGCGTCAAGTTTGTCCCAGTTGACGTTGTCTCCGACCGGCGGCTTGGTCAGGTCGTAGACCAGTGCCTGATCGTTCGGTGAGGTACTGGTGATGTCGTTGCCGGTGTAGGCCCATTCGGTCCAACCGATCAGATGCTGGTTGGCGGAGTTCATGCCGGCGGTGATGGTCGGGATGTTGTTGGTGGCGCCGAACTCGCTGAGCAGCGCCGGGATGTTGTGCTCGTGTGCGTAGTCCATCGCGTAGCCGAGGACGACGTCGGCATTCCAGTCGCAACCGAAGCTCAGGGTCGAGAACAGCGCATTCACCATGCAGTAGTGGTGGAACGAGAAGGCGGTGTTGGG is a window from the Mycobacterium sp. SVM_VP21 genome containing:
- a CDS encoding ATP-dependent DNA ligase — encoded protein: MGAKSFTTRVKLTNADKVLYPITGTTKAEVYDYYTRIAEVMLPHIAGRPATRKRWPNGVDQGSFFEKNLASSAPAWLPRAAMQHRSGITTYPIIEDRDGLAWIAQQAALEVHVPQWRFEAQWSHGGKVLKPGLATRLVFDLDPGEGVTMSQLAEVARAIRDLMSELGLDTFPVTSGSKGVHVYAALERPVSSAGAVTVAKRVAQQLESSMPELVTATMAKKLRAGKVFVDWSQNNAAKTTVAPYSLRGRDHPTVAAPRTWAELDDPDLRQLRFDEVLDRVARDGDLLAGLDGPLEGQDRLAVYRAKRDAGRTPEPVPAAAPAPGEGNSFVIQEHHARRLHYDFRLERDGVLVSWAVPKNLPETTSVNHLAVRTEDHPLEYGSFEGTIPKGEYGAGTVRIWDSGTYVTEKFEDTPEKGEVIVVLAGSRISGRYALIRTGGDQWLAHRMKDQQAFTFNELAPMLATHGSVTRLDAGQWAFEGKWDGYRLLVDADHGRVRLRARSGRDVTGEYPQLPFPAADLAEHHVVLDGELVALDDHGVPSFAAMQNSARSTRLAFWAFDLLYLDGRPLLRVAYRDRRRLLETLARGTDLVVKDLLAPDGAKALEQSRKLGWEGVIAKKWDSPYQAGRRSTVWVKEKYWRTQEVVIGGWRAGEGARGGGIGSLLMGIPEGDDGLRFVGRVGTGFTERQLAALKKMLVPLRAGESPFGAPLPTADAKGVTFVEPTVVGEVRFSERTADGRLRQPSWRGLRPDKTPDDVVGED
- a CDS encoding Ku protein yields the protein MRSIWKGSIAFGLVNVPVKVYSATEDHDIKFRQVHAKDHGRIRYRRVCEECGEVVDYGDIARAYESDDGRMVVITDDDIANLPEERDHEIAVLEFVPAADLDPMLYDRSYFLEPASKSIKSYVLLAKTLADTDRVAIVHFTLRNKTRLAALRVKDFSKRDVMVVHTLLWPDEIRDPDFPALDTKVEIKPAELKMAGQVVESMADDFDPDRYHDTYQEQLHELIAAKLEGDEAFTPEERPAELDATEDVSDLLAKLEASVKKRSSAAKAPAKKAPAKKAPAKRAPAKK
- a CDS encoding cellulase family glycosylhydrolase; the protein is MSRHRSKVVGSKVVGIAAFLAVTSAGTPLTPAAHADLDDMMDVLFTPFVTTQGTLDGDALFDATAWDTFLSAGHWDAAFAALAEPSPALAFDFYTGLHDLAEKWIDSDLGIQVNGAINHLFGSTVIGDGANGTEDHPDGENGGWLFGDGGAGWNSTTDGVAGGHGGSAVGLFGNGGAGGDGGAGAVGGDGGAAAWLLGNGGHGGDAGDGATASGLPALGGVGGVAGLWAGTHGAAGHYGTLPGGITGTVTAPVEVSNGWLTNSDGQVVLLRGLNQVYKIPPYEPSAGGFSEEDAAFLAANGFNSVRLGIIWAGVEPQPGVIDYDYLASVKETVEMLGRYNIVAILDMHQDLYNEEFGGEGAPDWAVLTGGLPNPLLGFPGTYPLNPAQNYAWDSFWANDKAPDGIGLQNHYALSWQAVANYFKGDANVAGYDIMNEPWAGTQALGSILGNPYFDAQQLTPFYNQIDAAIRSVDPNKTVFFEPNTLFGSLPVPTHLGTVDDENSAFSFHHYCVTTSLIPGSSFGCDWNADIVFGYASEYTQAHNIPGWLSEFGATNNLGTIGASLNASNKWLYGWSEWAYTGGDITSASPNDQALVFDLSKAPVGDNVNWDKLDALSQPYPQAISGIPTSLSFSGGVFSFSYSTDQADGSGSFAAGSQTTISVPTSQYPDGYTVNVTGGHVTSSPNASQLIITSDSGASTIKVTVTAA